A stretch of the Nicotiana tabacum cultivar K326 chromosome 6, ASM71507v2, whole genome shotgun sequence genome encodes the following:
- the LOC107761177 gene encoding peroxisomal nicotinamide adenine dinucleotide carrier, with translation MSDALINGLAGAGGGIIAQLITYPLQTVNTRQQTDRNSKKEKQKLRTIEQMYQVVRQEGWDRLYGGLAPSLVGTAASQGVYYYFYQIFRNQAEIAALEGKKKGIGDGSVGMFSSLLAAALSGCVNVLLTNPIWVVVTRMQTHTKKSKGSHPEPAASDDAIVAVVEPPPFGTTHAIQEVYGEAGVCGFWKGVFPTLIMVSNPSIQFMLYETLLKKIRKRRASSNKGANDVTALEIFLLGAVAKLGATVVTYPLLVVKSRLQAKQVTGGDKRHQYKGTLDAIMKMIRYEGFYGFYKGMGTKIVQSVLAAAVLFMVKEELVRGARFLLIGTAASTVRSKPP, from the exons ATGTCGGACGCTTTGATCAATGGGCTTGCCGGTGCCGGAGGTGGCATCATCGCTCAGCTTATTACCTATCCTCTCCAAACC GTGAATACGCGGCAGCAAACGGACAGAAATTCGAAGAAGGAGAAGCAAAAGCTTAGGACAATAGAGCAAATGTATCAG GTTGTAAGGCAAGAAGGATGGGATCGGCTTTACGGTGGTTTAGCTCCGTCCCTAGTGGGCACCGCTGCTTCCCAG GGCGTATACTATTACTTCTATCAAATATTCAGAAATCAGGCAGAAATTGCTGCGCTTGAAGGTAAGAAGAAAGGGATTGGTGATGGATCGGTTGGAATGTTCTCATCACTTCTGGCAGCTGCTTTATCTGG GTGTGTTAATGTTCTGCTGACTAATCCCATATGGGTTGTCGTCACCCGCATGCAG ACTCATACGAAAAAGTCAAAAGGTAGCCATCCTGAACCTGCAGCATCAGACGATGCAATCGTTGCTGTGGTCGAACCGCCTCCTTTTGGAACTACCCATGCT ATTCAAGAAGTCTATGGTGAAGCTGGAGTTTGTGGTTTCTGGAAAGGTGTTTTTCCGACGTTAATCATG GTAAGCAATCCTTCTATACAATTTATGCTATATGAAACCCTTTTGAAGAAGATTAGGAAACGGCGTGCCTCTAGCAATAAAGGCGCCAATGATGTCACTGCATTGGAG ATATTTTTACTCGGAGCTGTGGCAAAGCTTGGGGCTACAGTTGTAACATATCCTCTTCTGGTTGTGAAG TCAAGACTTCAGGCAAAGCAAGTTACTGGTGGGGATAAAAGACACCAGTACAAAG GTACCCTGGATGCTATTATGAAGATGATACGGTATGAAGGCTTTTATGGATTTTACAAAGGGATGGGCACGAAAATCGTACAGAGCGTTCTAGCAGCTGCTGTCCTATTCATGGTCAAGGAGGAACTTGTCAGGGGTGCTAGGTTTTTACTAATAGGAACTGCAGCTAGTACTGTAAGATCAAAGCCTCCCTAG